A single region of the Actinoplanes sp. SE50/110 genome encodes:
- the lepB gene encoding signal peptidase I, which yields MIDEQTEKRRGSFWRELPILLGVAILVAVLVRAFVLQTFYIPSPSMEHTLNVWDRVLVNKLVYDFRDPKRGEIIVFKAPTEWQSGNEGEDFIKRVIGTPGDRVVCCDTQGRLTINGHSLDEPYIYTDADGNRNQVADEKFDITVPAGRLWVMGDHREASGDSLEHYEQSTATDTAGKMADSTITIDSVVGRAFTIFWPAGRATWLTVPDTYDAIPDAAGH from the coding sequence GTGATTGACGAGCAGACCGAAAAGCGCCGCGGGTCGTTCTGGCGCGAGCTTCCCATTCTGCTGGGCGTGGCGATTCTGGTCGCCGTCCTGGTGCGCGCCTTCGTCCTGCAGACGTTCTACATCCCGTCCCCGTCCATGGAGCACACGCTCAACGTGTGGGACCGGGTGCTCGTCAACAAGCTCGTCTACGACTTCCGTGACCCGAAACGCGGCGAGATCATCGTTTTCAAGGCGCCCACCGAGTGGCAGTCCGGCAACGAGGGCGAGGACTTCATCAAGCGGGTCATCGGCACCCCGGGCGACCGGGTGGTCTGCTGCGACACCCAGGGCCGGCTGACCATCAACGGGCACTCGCTGGACGAGCCGTACATCTACACCGACGCGGACGGCAACCGGAACCAGGTGGCCGACGAGAAGTTCGACATCACCGTGCCGGCCGGTCGGCTCTGGGTGATGGGCGACCACCGGGAGGCCTCCGGCGACTCGCTGGAGCACTATGAGCAGAGCACGGCCACCGACACGGCCGGCAAGATGGCCGATTCGACGATCACCATCGACTCGGTGGTTGGGCGGGCGTTCACGATCTTCTGGCCGGCCGGCCGGGCGACCTGGCTGACCGTGCCCGACACGTACGACGCGATCCCGGACGCCGCCGGTCACTGA
- the lepB gene encoding signal peptidase I, with protein MRSVDPMEGYRPSRRRSLIRRKEMPLWQELPLLLVVAFCLAVLIRTFLVQAFYIPSGSMQTTLELKDRVLVNKVVYDMRDPLRGEIVVFRGTDNWAPEVTEPVSNTFGAKLGRTIGDLVGVSRPGERDFIKRVIGLPGDKVACCDDQGRITVNGIGIDEAYIAPGHNSDLNQPPIAGQCTSRKFAEITVPPGQMFVMGDHRKVSQDARCQGPVPIKNVIGRAFVTVWPTSRFTTLEVPDVWKQFAQQHPTAAAGPPGPRPRQDPRVAGSLFPLLITAVWSARSSMSFRTRRRRLRA; from the coding sequence ATGCGAAGCGTGGATCCGATGGAAGGGTATCGACCGTCCCGGCGGCGGTCGCTCATCAGGCGCAAGGAAATGCCCCTCTGGCAGGAGTTGCCGCTGCTGCTCGTGGTGGCGTTCTGCCTGGCCGTGCTCATCCGCACCTTCCTGGTCCAGGCCTTCTACATCCCCTCCGGGTCGATGCAGACGACGCTGGAGCTCAAGGACCGGGTCCTGGTCAACAAGGTCGTCTACGACATGCGGGACCCGCTGCGCGGCGAGATCGTGGTCTTCCGCGGCACCGACAACTGGGCGCCCGAGGTGACCGAGCCGGTCAGCAACACGTTCGGGGCGAAACTCGGGCGTACGATCGGTGACCTGGTCGGGGTGAGCCGCCCCGGTGAGCGTGACTTCATCAAACGGGTGATCGGCCTTCCGGGTGACAAGGTCGCCTGTTGTGACGACCAGGGCCGGATCACGGTGAACGGGATCGGCATCGATGAGGCTTACATCGCGCCGGGCCACAACTCCGACCTGAACCAGCCGCCGATCGCCGGGCAGTGCACCAGCCGCAAGTTCGCCGAGATCACCGTGCCGCCCGGTCAGATGTTCGTGATGGGCGACCACCGCAAGGTGTCCCAGGACGCCCGCTGCCAGGGTCCGGTCCCGATTAAGAACGTGATCGGTCGCGCCTTCGTGACCGTCTGGCCCACCAGTAGATTTACGACGCTCGAAGTCCCGGACGTCTGGAAACAGTTCGCGCAACAGCATCCGACGGCCGCCGCCGGGCCACCCGGACCGCGCCCGCGGCAGGATCCCCGGGTGGCCGGCAGCCTGTTTCCGCTGCTGATCACCGCCGTGTGGTCCGCGCGTTCCAGCATGTCGTTCCGGACTCGACGACGTAGGCTCCGAGCGTGA
- the rplS gene encoding 50S ribosomal protein L19, with amino-acid sequence MNTLDELDAQSQRTDLPDFRAGDTLKVYARVVEGNRSRVQVFQGVVIGRQGSGLRETFKIRKISFGVGVERTYPFNSPAIDKIEVVTRGDVRRAKLYYLRELRGKKAKIKELREKQSV; translated from the coding sequence ATGAACACGCTGGACGAACTCGACGCCCAGTCGCAGCGCACCGACCTCCCGGACTTCCGGGCCGGTGACACCCTCAAGGTGTACGCCCGGGTCGTCGAAGGCAACCGTTCCCGTGTCCAGGTCTTCCAGGGCGTCGTGATCGGCCGCCAGGGCAGTGGCCTGCGCGAGACCTTCAAGATCCGCAAGATCAGCTTCGGCGTCGGCGTCGAGCGGACCTACCCGTTCAACAGCCCGGCGATCGACAAGATCGAGGTCGTCACCCGCGGTGACGTCCGTCGCGCCAAGCTCTACTACCTGCGTGAGCTCCGCGGCAAGAAGGCGAAGATCAAGGAGCTGCGGGAGAAGCAGTCCGTCTGA
- the trmD gene encoding tRNA (guanosine(37)-N1)-methyltransferase TrmD, translated as MKVDIISIFPDYFAPLDLSLIGRARTTGTLDLTVHDLRTWTHDVHRTVDDSPYGGGPGMVMRPEPWGEALDAVGSPEATLVVPSPVGRPFTQADAYELAALPHLIFACGRYEGIDQRVIDDAADRMPVREVSLGDYVLFGGEVAVIVIMEAITRLLPGVLGNADSLTEESHAAGLLEAPVYTKPASWRGRDVPDVLRSGDHGRIARWRRTESFVRTASRRPDLYAAYPPENLDKKDRKALAEAGLELPPPGVAK; from the coding sequence GTGAAGGTCGACATCATCTCGATCTTCCCGGACTACTTCGCCCCGCTCGATCTCTCGCTGATCGGTAGGGCGCGGACCACCGGGACGCTGGATCTCACCGTGCACGATCTGCGCACCTGGACCCATGACGTGCACCGGACGGTGGACGACAGCCCGTACGGGGGCGGTCCCGGCATGGTGATGCGCCCCGAGCCGTGGGGTGAGGCGCTGGACGCGGTCGGCAGCCCGGAGGCGACCCTGGTCGTGCCGTCCCCGGTGGGCCGACCGTTCACCCAGGCCGATGCGTACGAGCTGGCCGCTCTTCCGCATCTGATCTTCGCCTGCGGACGGTACGAGGGGATCGACCAGCGGGTCATCGACGACGCGGCCGATCGGATGCCGGTGCGCGAGGTGTCGCTCGGTGACTATGTGCTGTTCGGCGGTGAGGTCGCGGTGATCGTGATCATGGAGGCGATCACCCGGTTGCTGCCCGGGGTGCTCGGCAACGCCGACTCGCTGACCGAGGAGTCGCACGCGGCCGGCCTGCTCGAGGCCCCCGTCTACACCAAGCCGGCGTCATGGCGGGGCCGGGACGTGCCGGACGTGCTGCGCTCCGGTGACCATGGGCGGATCGCCCGCTGGCGGCGTACCGAGAGCTTCGTGCGAACCGCGAGCCGGCGGCCGGACCTGTACGCGGCGTACCCCCCGGAGAACCTGGACAAGAAGGACCGCAAGGCGCTGGCCGAGGCCGGATTGGAGCTCCCGCCACCCGGTGTGGCAAAGTAG
- the rimM gene encoding ribosome maturation factor RimM (Essential for efficient processing of 16S rRNA) → MLVVGQIGKPHGIRGEVSVVVRTDEPEARFTAGQVFTTEVPRDRRVSTGPAAASAPGALFEVPKQLTLESIRWHQGRGIAVFEGIHDRNLAEAMRGVFLQVDSAELAPPEDPDEFHDHQLIGLRVESLDGTELGTVQRIEHAPSSDLIVLAKSGGGTALIPFVTVMVPTVDIPGGRVVVDLPEGLLDL, encoded by the coding sequence CTGCTCGTCGTCGGCCAGATCGGTAAACCGCACGGCATCCGGGGCGAGGTCTCGGTGGTCGTGCGGACCGATGAGCCCGAGGCACGCTTCACCGCCGGGCAGGTGTTCACCACGGAGGTCCCCCGGGACCGCCGGGTGAGCACCGGCCCGGCGGCCGCGTCCGCCCCCGGCGCTCTCTTCGAAGTTCCGAAACAGCTCACCCTCGAGTCGATCCGCTGGCATCAGGGCCGCGGCATCGCGGTGTTCGAGGGCATCCACGACCGCAATCTCGCCGAGGCGATGCGCGGCGTGTTCCTGCAGGTGGACAGCGCTGAGCTGGCCCCGCCGGAGGACCCGGACGAGTTCCACGACCACCAGCTGATCGGGCTGCGGGTGGAGTCGCTCGACGGCACCGAGCTGGGCACCGTGCAGCGGATCGAGCATGCTCCGTCCTCGGACCTGATCGTGCTGGCCAAGTCCGGCGGCGGGACCGCGTTGATCCCGTTCGTCACCGTGATGGTGCCGACCGTGGACATCCCCGGCGGCCGCGTGGTCGTCGATCTCCCGGAAGGTCTGCTCGATCTGTGA
- a CDS encoding RNA-binding protein: protein MPAPTRADGALRPALEHLVKGIVDNPDDVRVRLVDSRRGKRLEVRVHPEDLGTVIGRGGRTAKALRQVIGSIGGRGIRVDIVDAY, encoded by the coding sequence GTGCCGGCGCCGACGCGAGCTGACGGGGCGCTCCGGCCGGCGCTGGAGCACCTCGTCAAGGGCATCGTCGACAACCCGGACGACGTCCGGGTCCGCCTGGTCGACTCGCGCCGCGGCAAGCGGCTCGAGGTCCGCGTGCACCCCGAGGACCTGGGAACGGTCATCGGGCGTGGCGGGCGCACGGCCAAGGCGCTGCGTCAGGTGATCGGGTCGATCGGTGGGCGCGGCATCCGCGTCGACATCGTCGACGCGTACTGA
- the rpsP gene encoding 30S ribosomal protein S16 — protein sequence MAVKIRLLRMGKIRNPQYRIVVADSRTKRDGRAIEYIGIYQPKEHPSLIEVKSDRVQYWLGVGAQPSEPVQRILEKTGDWQKFKGLPAPAPLLVAPSKQSKTEVYEAEAKAAAGLADTKPAATPKKAKGEAKPAAAPEAAEAKPEQTKVADPAEPNREAVAETAEDPAGAGADAS from the coding sequence GTGGCCGTTAAGATCCGGCTCCTGCGGATGGGCAAGATCCGCAACCCGCAGTACCGCATCGTCGTCGCCGACTCGCGCACCAAGCGCGACGGCCGCGCCATCGAGTACATCGGCATCTACCAGCCGAAGGAACACCCCTCGCTGATCGAGGTCAAGTCCGACCGCGTCCAGTACTGGCTCGGCGTCGGCGCGCAGCCGAGCGAGCCCGTGCAGCGGATCCTGGAGAAGACCGGCGACTGGCAGAAGTTCAAGGGCCTGCCGGCCCCGGCGCCGCTGCTGGTCGCGCCGAGCAAGCAGAGCAAGACCGAGGTCTACGAGGCCGAGGCCAAGGCTGCTGCCGGTCTCGCCGACACCAAGCCGGCCGCCACGCCGAAGAAGGCGAAGGGCGAGGCCAAGCCGGCCGCCGCGCCGGAGGCCGCCGAGGCCAAGCCGGAGCAGACCAAGGTCGCGGACCCGGCCGAGCCGAACCGCGAGGCTGTCGCCGAGACGGCAGAGGACCCGGCCGGTGCCGGCGCCGACGCGAGCTGA
- a CDS encoding DUF402 domain-containing protein: MRFTEGRPVLYRNFSADRLVNVRPCRVVSDDDRGLLLWLARGTPVIIDVHRDGRGTRDMPFAEWAVAPRKRIVSTWAGPGVLKFIPPGADHSVWFFRTERDTFKNWYVNLEAHAIRWDDGDVAGVDVMDQDLDIHVDPDRTWRWKDEDEFAERLALPEHYWVPDPEAVWAEGRRVIKQIEAGEFPFDGTWTDFRPDPGWPVPAEIPPGWDRPGAR, encoded by the coding sequence GTGCGTTTCACCGAGGGCCGGCCGGTCCTCTACCGGAACTTCTCCGCCGACCGGCTGGTCAACGTCCGCCCGTGCCGGGTGGTCTCGGACGACGACCGCGGGCTGCTGCTCTGGCTGGCCCGCGGCACCCCGGTGATCATCGACGTCCACCGGGACGGCCGCGGGACCCGGGACATGCCGTTCGCCGAGTGGGCGGTCGCGCCGCGCAAGCGGATCGTGAGCACCTGGGCCGGCCCGGGTGTCCTGAAGTTCATCCCGCCCGGCGCCGACCACTCGGTCTGGTTCTTCCGCACCGAGCGGGACACCTTCAAGAACTGGTACGTGAACCTGGAGGCGCACGCGATCCGCTGGGACGACGGTGACGTCGCCGGGGTCGACGTGATGGACCAGGATCTCGACATCCACGTCGACCCGGACCGCACCTGGCGGTGGAAGGACGAGGACGAGTTCGCCGAGCGGCTCGCCCTTCCGGAGCACTACTGGGTGCCCGATCCGGAGGCGGTGTGGGCCGAGGGGCGCCGGGTGATCAAGCAGATCGAGGCGGGGGAGTTCCCGTTCGACGGCACCTGGACCGACTTCCGGCCCGATCCGGGATGGCCCGTTCCGGCGGAGATCCCGCCCGGCTGGGACCGTCCCGGGGCACGATGA
- the proS gene encoding proline--tRNA ligase: protein MARVLTPRAEDFPRWYQDLIAKAQLADNGPVRGTMVIRPVGYAIWERMQADMDARIKEQGVQNAYFPLFIPENYLRREADHVEGFSPELAVVTHAGGKELAEPLVVRPTSETVIGEFMAKWVDSYRDLPLLLNQWANVVRWELRPRTFLRTTEFLWQEGHTAHATEQDARDHAREIHKHVYQAFMEELLAIPVVPGRKTKGERFAGATNTMTVEAMMGDGKALQMGTSHELGQNFAKAFDITYSSADRTVEHAWTTSWGTSTRMVGGLIMVHGDDNGLRLPPRLAPIQVQIMVVKAGEGVTEAATQLRDDLKAAGVRVKLDDRADIPFGRRAVDAELQGIPIRVEVGPRDLANGNAVVARRIDGTKSPIALAEVAAAVVAALKADQQRLYDDALAFRVERTVDVKTLGEAIEAAQTGWARVPWSAIGEAGEKEANGKAVTVRCLTREDGSMPESDTEDGLVAYLGRSY, encoded by the coding sequence ATGGCTCGCGTGCTCACTCCCCGTGCGGAGGATTTCCCCCGCTGGTATCAGGACCTCATCGCCAAGGCGCAGCTCGCCGACAACGGCCCGGTGCGCGGCACGATGGTGATCCGGCCGGTCGGCTACGCGATCTGGGAGCGTATGCAGGCCGACATGGACGCCCGGATCAAGGAGCAGGGCGTACAGAACGCGTACTTCCCGCTCTTCATCCCGGAGAACTACCTGCGCCGCGAGGCCGACCACGTGGAGGGCTTCTCGCCGGAGCTGGCCGTGGTCACCCACGCCGGCGGCAAGGAGCTCGCCGAGCCGCTGGTGGTCCGCCCCACCAGTGAGACGGTGATCGGCGAGTTCATGGCCAAGTGGGTCGACTCGTACCGTGACCTGCCCCTGCTGCTGAACCAGTGGGCCAACGTGGTCCGCTGGGAGCTGCGCCCGCGCACCTTCCTGCGCACCACCGAGTTCCTCTGGCAGGAGGGGCACACCGCGCACGCCACCGAGCAGGACGCCCGGGACCACGCCCGCGAGATCCACAAGCACGTCTACCAGGCGTTCATGGAGGAGCTGCTGGCCATCCCGGTGGTGCCCGGCCGCAAGACCAAGGGTGAGCGGTTCGCCGGCGCGACCAACACGATGACCGTCGAGGCCATGATGGGCGACGGCAAGGCGCTGCAGATGGGCACTTCGCACGAGCTCGGGCAGAACTTCGCCAAGGCGTTCGACATCACCTACTCGTCCGCCGACCGCACCGTCGAGCACGCCTGGACCACCTCGTGGGGCACGTCCACCCGGATGGTCGGCGGCCTGATCATGGTGCACGGCGACGACAACGGCCTGCGGCTGCCGCCGCGGCTGGCGCCGATCCAGGTGCAGATCATGGTGGTCAAGGCCGGCGAGGGCGTCACCGAGGCGGCCACGCAGCTGCGCGACGACCTCAAAGCAGCGGGCGTACGCGTGAAGCTCGACGACCGGGCGGACATCCCCTTCGGTCGCCGGGCGGTGGACGCCGAACTGCAGGGCATCCCGATCCGGGTCGAGGTCGGTCCCCGCGACCTGGCCAACGGCAACGCCGTGGTGGCCCGGCGGATCGACGGCACCAAGTCGCCGATCGCGCTGGCCGAGGTGGCCGCCGCGGTGGTCGCCGCGCTCAAGGCCGACCAGCAGCGGCTCTACGACGACGCGCTGGCCTTCCGGGTGGAGCGCACCGTCGACGTGAAGACGCTGGGCGAGGCGATCGAGGCGGCGCAGACCGGCTGGGCCCGGGTGCCGTGGTCGGCGATCGGCGAGGCCGGGGAGAAGGAGGCGAACGGCAAGGCGGTCACCGTCCGCTGCCTGACCCGCGAGGACGGCTCGATGCCCGAGTCGGACACCGAGGACGGTCTGGTCGCCTACCTCGGTCGCTCGTACTGA
- a CDS encoding SigE family RNA polymerase sigma factor, whose protein sequence is MDFDGFYRDTSRRLLRYAYGLTGDPGEAQDLVQEAYARAWQRWRRVSGYEDPEAWLRLVVNRLSTDRWRRLGIRRARAAAEPPPAPVAPPSEDLVLLVRAMRELPDAQRRALALHYLLDRSVADIATETGVALGTVKSWLSRGRAALAAALGAVEEGANRVH, encoded by the coding sequence ATGGATTTCGACGGCTTCTACCGGGACACCTCCCGGCGGCTGTTGCGCTACGCGTACGGGCTGACCGGGGATCCGGGTGAGGCGCAGGACCTGGTCCAGGAGGCGTACGCCCGAGCCTGGCAGCGCTGGCGCCGGGTGTCCGGCTACGAGGACCCGGAGGCGTGGCTGCGACTGGTGGTGAACCGGCTGTCCACCGACCGCTGGCGCCGGCTCGGCATCCGCCGCGCGCGGGCCGCCGCCGAGCCGCCACCCGCACCGGTGGCCCCGCCGTCGGAGGACCTGGTGCTGCTGGTCCGGGCGATGCGCGAGCTGCCCGACGCCCAGCGGCGCGCGCTCGCCCTGCACTACCTGCTGGACCGTTCGGTCGCGGACATCGCCACCGAGACCGGCGTCGCGCTGGGCACCGTCAAATCCTGGCTCTCCCGGGGCCGGGCCGCGCTCGCGGCCGCCCTCGGCGCGGTGGAGGAAGGAGCCAACCGTGTCCACTGA
- a CDS encoding PQQ-binding-like beta-propeller repeat protein codes for MSTDLDELFTTLGRQADAVPIGTAEQARRRGAQLRTRQRAVLAGAAAVVLVLAGAGVLAVRQHRLTDPVLPATTPSRIRGLAPLGEPLPAPAGETWTAARIAGDRVIGLSKTRAIAIDAGTGRTLWTLPGLDSTYLGVATTAKSVILVRQPAPAVEDIKAPDNRVLEFHDPATGAKRWQLPHTTGDRLVLHRDVVVRLSKTTGRIDAYDLAGGRRLWTAAAGATMISGMLTGADASEDVSGGGAALFSPESEKAFPVTDDRLVSITSGGQVVIRNIRTGKVQSQTRARRDAQELIAYEGMVYTEESTPGGLGIGTPQRILYDRQGSWAMDRYFPCGHDRLCLYETDGSDVRLLLIDAVGGTVLRRTGAVPLSGTSSVRLGHVMTSGGGDKGTALYDENGQARYSDNGIGGFIDDGNVLTLTRDAGDGRFTARGVSNIDYRKVTLGTMPEISGRCDWDTGLLTCPTGQGLYSWRFTR; via the coding sequence GTGTCCACTGATCTCGACGAACTGTTCACCACGCTGGGGCGGCAGGCCGACGCGGTCCCGATCGGCACCGCCGAGCAGGCCCGACGCCGCGGCGCCCAGCTGCGCACCCGGCAGCGGGCGGTGCTGGCCGGTGCCGCCGCCGTGGTGCTGGTGCTGGCCGGGGCCGGGGTGCTGGCGGTGCGGCAGCACCGGCTCACCGACCCGGTGCTGCCGGCCACCACGCCGTCCCGGATCCGCGGGCTGGCGCCACTCGGCGAGCCGCTGCCGGCCCCGGCCGGGGAGACCTGGACGGCGGCGCGGATCGCCGGCGACCGAGTGATCGGGCTGTCGAAGACCCGGGCGATCGCGATCGACGCCGGCACCGGGCGGACCCTCTGGACGCTGCCCGGGCTGGACAGCACCTACCTGGGGGTAGCCACCACGGCGAAGTCGGTGATCCTGGTCCGTCAACCGGCTCCGGCCGTCGAGGACATCAAGGCGCCCGACAACCGGGTCCTGGAGTTCCACGACCCGGCCACCGGGGCGAAACGCTGGCAGCTGCCGCACACCACCGGCGACCGGCTGGTCCTGCACCGCGACGTGGTGGTGCGGCTGTCCAAAACCACCGGGCGGATCGACGCGTACGACCTGGCCGGCGGCCGGCGGCTGTGGACCGCCGCGGCCGGGGCGACGATGATCAGCGGGATGCTGACCGGGGCGGACGCCTCCGAGGACGTCTCCGGGGGCGGGGCGGCGCTGTTCTCCCCGGAGTCGGAGAAGGCGTTCCCGGTCACCGACGACCGGCTGGTGTCGATCACCTCGGGCGGGCAGGTGGTGATCCGGAACATCCGGACCGGCAAGGTGCAATCCCAGACACGGGCCCGGCGGGACGCGCAAGAACTGATCGCCTACGAGGGCATGGTCTACACCGAGGAGTCGACCCCCGGGGGACTCGGCATCGGCACGCCGCAGCGCATCCTCTACGACCGGCAGGGCTCCTGGGCGATGGACCGGTACTTCCCGTGCGGCCACGACCGGCTCTGCCTGTACGAGACCGACGGCAGCGACGTACGACTTCTCCTGATCGACGCCGTCGGCGGCACCGTGCTGCGCCGTACTGGAGCGGTGCCGCTGAGCGGCACGTCGTCGGTCCGGCTCGGGCACGTGATGACCAGTGGCGGCGGCGACAAGGGCACCGCGCTGTACGACGAGAACGGGCAGGCCCGGTACTCCGACAACGGGATCGGCGGGTTCATCGACGACGGGAACGTGCTGACCCTGACCCGGGACGCCGGCGACGGCCGGTTCACCGCCCGGGGCGTCTCCAACATCGACTACCGGAAGGTGACGCTCGGGACGATGCCGGAGATCTCCGGGCGGTGCGACTGGGACACCGGGCTGCTCACCTGCCCGACCGGGCAGGGCCTGTACAGCTGGCGGTTCACCCGCTAG
- a CDS encoding amidohydrolase family protein, which translates to MALHVRGTVLPDGEVRDIWLVGDRITFEPVGGAETISDGGFIVPGLVDAHCHLGIAYGAKPIESLDQARELAHTDRDAGVLALRDAGSPFPYPELDDEPGIPRLARAGRHVAPPRRYLRDIGVEVPAEEVAAAVTAQAKAGTGWVKLVGDWIDRSVGDLAPSWDAETMAAAVEAAHAAGARAAVHTFSEEGVEIMVKAGVDSVEHGTGLSLELIDEMARRGTALVPTMINIRTFGKIADQAREKFAGYADHMLALRDNFPEVVLAAHEAGVPIYVGTDAGGGIRHGLAAEEMLYLHEAGIPAADVLAAASWKARAWLGFPGLVEGGLADLVVYDADPRADLRVVRAPRRIVLRGAVIR; encoded by the coding sequence ATGGCGTTGCATGTGCGTGGGACGGTTTTGCCGGACGGTGAGGTCCGGGACATCTGGCTGGTGGGCGATCGGATCACCTTCGAGCCGGTGGGCGGGGCCGAGACGATCAGCGACGGCGGGTTCATCGTGCCGGGGCTGGTCGACGCGCACTGCCATCTGGGGATCGCCTACGGCGCGAAACCGATCGAGAGCCTCGACCAGGCGCGCGAGCTGGCGCACACCGACCGGGACGCCGGGGTGCTGGCGCTGCGCGACGCGGGGTCGCCGTTCCCGTACCCCGAGTTGGACGACGAGCCGGGCATCCCGCGCCTGGCCCGGGCCGGCCGCCACGTGGCGCCGCCGCGCCGTTATCTGCGGGACATCGGCGTGGAGGTGCCCGCCGAGGAGGTCGCCGCCGCGGTCACCGCCCAGGCGAAGGCCGGCACCGGCTGGGTGAAGCTGGTCGGCGACTGGATCGACCGCTCGGTCGGCGATCTCGCCCCGAGCTGGGATGCCGAGACCATGGCCGCCGCGGTCGAGGCCGCCCACGCGGCCGGCGCCCGGGCCGCGGTGCACACGTTCTCCGAGGAGGGCGTCGAGATCATGGTGAAGGCCGGGGTGGACTCGGTGGAGCACGGCACCGGCCTGTCGCTGGAACTGATCGACGAGATGGCCCGCCGGGGCACCGCCCTGGTCCCCACGATGATCAACATCCGGACCTTCGGGAAGATCGCCGACCAGGCCCGGGAGAAGTTCGCCGGCTACGCCGACCACATGCTCGCCCTGCGCGACAACTTCCCCGAGGTGGTGCTGGCCGCGCACGAGGCCGGCGTGCCGATCTACGTGGGCACCGACGCGGGCGGCGGGATCCGGCACGGCCTGGCCGCCGAGGAGATGCTCTACCTGCACGAGGCCGGCATCCCGGCGGCCGACGTGCTGGCCGCCGCCTCCTGGAAGGCCCGCGCGTGGCTGGGCTTCCCCGGCCTGGTCGAGGGCGGCCTGGCCGACCTGGTCGTCTACGACGCCGACCCGCGCGCCGACCTGCGCGTGGTCCGGGCGCCCCGCCGGATCGTGCTGCGCGGCGCCGTCATCCGCTAG
- a CDS encoding Uma2 family endonuclease — MTAAPHLSEFEMIDYLLGRDDLTVDDIADLPEDLRYELIDGRLVLSPLAMPFHQYLSFQVATAVHEFCPDSVLVNVEQAVLLDRRNELRPDMVLVREEGALRSPVRPEDVPLVVEVISESSKRFDRTGKLKKYAYVGITNYWIIDPLADDVSFTQFALGADGSYRQLLETSDLVTVDQPWQVTLDLPAWTRRRDRIRAVARPDI, encoded by the coding sequence GTGACCGCTGCGCCGCACTTGAGCGAGTTCGAGATGATCGACTATCTGCTCGGCCGAGACGACCTGACCGTCGACGACATCGCAGACCTTCCCGAGGATCTCCGATACGAGTTGATCGACGGAAGGCTCGTCTTGTCACCCCTCGCCATGCCGTTCCATCAGTACCTGAGCTTCCAGGTCGCTACCGCGGTTCATGAGTTCTGCCCGGACAGCGTCCTTGTCAACGTGGAGCAGGCGGTCCTGCTGGACCGCAGGAACGAGTTGCGTCCCGACATGGTTCTGGTGCGAGAGGAGGGCGCGCTGAGGTCACCGGTCAGGCCGGAGGATGTGCCGTTGGTCGTGGAAGTCATCTCAGAGTCCTCGAAGAGGTTCGACCGGACCGGGAAGCTGAAGAAGTACGCCTACGTCGGAATCACGAATTACTGGATCATCGATCCATTGGCCGATGACGTCAGCTTCACCCAGTTCGCGCTAGGCGCGGACGGTTCCTATCGGCAGTTGCTGGAGACCAGCGACCTGGTGACGGTCGACCAGCCCTGGCAAGTCACGCTCGATCTGCCGGCCTGGACGCGGCGACGCGATCGCATTCGTGCGGTGGCCCGGCCGGACATCTGA